In one Culex quinquefasciatus strain JHB chromosome 2, VPISU_Cqui_1.0_pri_paternal, whole genome shotgun sequence genomic region, the following are encoded:
- the LOC6034169 gene encoding protein DEK isoform X1: MSANADKETNSSSKMAEDREDEKTTSSPAKEDGAAAKVEDTSATGDAAAAADKKKEDVAAEATEEGNGEASGKEKADDEDGEEEGEEEEEDEKADEKAKPKKAVAAADPKSKSKAKKKDDDEEDEEEDEEPEDELGEEEEDEDEADGDAKPKAAAKKEAPVNAKEGKEKPKPEAKVTAKNGEKKPTAAAKKPLGAIALIDANIVKTKMDALQTLHLIIYEKEGKAPVMKKNLKKFDGFEFEADSDEYKKRLAAAEKMDAKKLAQTAEILELDSKGSKEEVAERIFQFLLKPDGDEELPEEEGEDEEDAEEEEDASEEETKKPAKRAAPTPARGRDSGKSSGGRPKRSTAGRGYQDDSLYVDYTSSEEEEKVVKVGRRRNESDSGSDYNPSGGSDSDAGKRRSVRAPPARGSRASARRGRKQSSDEESEDPSDDDFSDEPKKKKAKPAARGRGRPAAKSAGRGRGRKRKPETESDEEDEEDEEEESEPESEDSERPAKRGKVAAANTIKSKNSSPPAKAKGKPGRRPAPAKKSRRDESSEEDEDEEEPEQDENESDEGEEDEKPLKKSGKEKDDKKEEKKGSKTEKDSKAPPSENDIKEFLKEILEEANLEEITMKTVCKKVYAKYPDHDLSHKKDFIKATVKSLIST; encoded by the exons atgtcgGCAAACGCCGATAAAGAGACGAATTCATcttcaaaaatg GCCGAAGATCGCGAAGACGAGAAGACAACCAGCAGCCCCGCGAAGGAAGATGGGGCCGCCGCCAAGGTAGAGGACACTAGCGCGACCGGtgatgccgccgccgccgctgatAAAAAGAAGGAAGATGTAGCTGCCGAGGCCACCGAGGAGGGCAACGGCGAGGCCAGCGGCAAGGAGAAGGCCGATGATGAGGACGGTGAAGAGGAaggggaggaggaggaagaggacgaGAAAG CTGATGAAAAGGCCAAGCCCAAAAAGGCCGTAGCCGCAGCTGATCCCAAGTCCAAGTCTAAAGCTAAGAAAAAGGATGATGACGAAGAAGATGAGGAGGAGGATGAGGAACCGGAAGATGAGCTTGGCGAAGAAGAAGAGGATGAAGATGAAGCCGATGGCGATGCCAAGCCGAAGGCTGCTGCCAAGAAGGAAGCTCCTGTGAATGCAAAGGAGGGCAAGGAGAAGCCCAAACCGGAAGCCAAGGTGACCGCCAAGAACGGCGAAAAGAAACCGACGGCGGCCGCCAAGAAGCCGCTGGGAGCCATTGCGTTGATCGATGCGAATATCGTCAAGACCAAGATGGATGCGCTGCAGACGTTGCACCTGATCATCTACGAGAAGGAAGGCAAGGCACCGGTCATGAAGAAGAACCTGAAGAAGTTTGACGGGTTCGAGTTCGAAGCCGACTCGGACGAGTACAAGAAGCGTCTGGCGGCGGCCGAGAAAATGGACGCAAAGAAGCTTGCTCAAACGGCGGAAATTCTCGAGCTTGACAGCAAGGGCTCGAAGGAAGAGGTGGCCGAGCGGATCTTCCAGTTTTTGCTGAAGCCGGACGGCGACGAAGAACTTCCGGAGGAGGAGGGTGAAGACGAGGAGGACGCCGAAGAGGAAGAGGACGCCAGCGAGGAGGAAACCAAGAAGCCAGCCAAGCGGGCAGCTCCGACACCGGCACGTGGTCGTGACTCGGGCAAATCGAGCGGTGGCCGACCGAAGCGATCGACCGCGGGACGGGGCTATCAAG ATGATTCCTTATATGTAGATTACACCAGCTccgaggaggaggagaaggtcGTCAAGGTGGGGCGCCGCCGCAACGAGTCCGACAGCGGATCCGAC TACAACCCATCGGGCGGTTCCGACTCGGACGCCGGCAAGCGACGATCGGTGCGTGCTCCGCCTGCTCGAGGTAGCCGAGCCTCGGCCCGGAGAGGTCGCAAACAGTCCAGCGACGAGGAGTCCGAAGATCCCAGCGACGATGACTTCAGCGAT GAGCCCAAGAAGAAGAAGGCCAAACCGGCGGCACGGGGCCGTGGCCGTCCAGCGGCCAAGTCGGCCGGCAGGGGCCGGGGCCGCAAGCGAAAGCCGGAAACCGAAAGCGACGAGGAGGACGAAGAAGACGAGGAGGAGGAGTCCGAGCCCGAGAGCGAGGACAGCGAGCGACCCGCAAAGCGTGGCAAGGTGGCGGCGGCCAACACTATCAAATCGAAAAATTCCTCCCCACCGGCCAAGG CCAAGGGCAAGCCGGGCAGGCGGCCAGCACCGGCCAAAAAGTCCCGACGTGACGAGTCCTCGGAAGAGGACGAAGACGAGGAGGAGCCCGAGCAGGACGAGAACGAGTCGGACGAGGGCGAGGAGGACGAGAAGCCACTGAAGAAGAGCGGCAAGGAGAAGGACGACAAAAAGGAGGAGAAGAAGGGCAGCAAGACCGAGAAGGACTCGAAGGCGCCTCCCAGT GAGAACGACATCAAGGAGTTCCTTAAGGAAATCCTCGAGGAAGCGAACCTGGAGGAGATCACCATGAAGACGGTGTGCAAGAAAGTCTACGCCAAGTATCCGGACCACGATCTATCGCATAAGAAAGATTTCATCAAGGCGACAGTCAAATCT CTAATATCGACGTAA
- the LOC6034169 gene encoding protein DEK isoform X2: MSANADKETNSSSKMAEDREDEKTTSSPAKEDGAAAKVEDTSATGDAAAAADKKKEDVAAEATEEGNGEASGKEKADDEDGEEEGEEEEEDEKADEKAKPKKAVAAADPKSKSKAKKKDDDEEDEEEDEEPEDELGEEEEDEDEADGDAKPKAAAKKEAPVNAKEGKEKPKPEAKVTAKNGEKKPTAAAKKPLGAIALIDANIVKTKMDALQTLHLIIYEKEGKAPVMKKNLKKFDGFEFEADSDEYKKRLAAAEKMDAKKLAQTAEILELDSKGSKEEVAERIFQFLLKPDGDEELPEEEGEDEEDAEEEEDASEEETKKPAKRAAPTPARGRDSGKSSGGRPKRSTAGRGYQDYTSSEEEEKVVKVGRRRNESDSGSDYNPSGGSDSDAGKRRSVRAPPARGSRASARRGRKQSSDEESEDPSDDDFSDEPKKKKAKPAARGRGRPAAKSAGRGRGRKRKPETESDEEDEEDEEEESEPESEDSERPAKRGKVAAANTIKSKNSSPPAKAKGKPGRRPAPAKKSRRDESSEEDEDEEEPEQDENESDEGEEDEKPLKKSGKEKDDKKEEKKGSKTEKDSKAPPSENDIKEFLKEILEEANLEEITMKTVCKKVYAKYPDHDLSHKKDFIKATVKSLIST, translated from the exons atgtcgGCAAACGCCGATAAAGAGACGAATTCATcttcaaaaatg GCCGAAGATCGCGAAGACGAGAAGACAACCAGCAGCCCCGCGAAGGAAGATGGGGCCGCCGCCAAGGTAGAGGACACTAGCGCGACCGGtgatgccgccgccgccgctgatAAAAAGAAGGAAGATGTAGCTGCCGAGGCCACCGAGGAGGGCAACGGCGAGGCCAGCGGCAAGGAGAAGGCCGATGATGAGGACGGTGAAGAGGAaggggaggaggaggaagaggacgaGAAAG CTGATGAAAAGGCCAAGCCCAAAAAGGCCGTAGCCGCAGCTGATCCCAAGTCCAAGTCTAAAGCTAAGAAAAAGGATGATGACGAAGAAGATGAGGAGGAGGATGAGGAACCGGAAGATGAGCTTGGCGAAGAAGAAGAGGATGAAGATGAAGCCGATGGCGATGCCAAGCCGAAGGCTGCTGCCAAGAAGGAAGCTCCTGTGAATGCAAAGGAGGGCAAGGAGAAGCCCAAACCGGAAGCCAAGGTGACCGCCAAGAACGGCGAAAAGAAACCGACGGCGGCCGCCAAGAAGCCGCTGGGAGCCATTGCGTTGATCGATGCGAATATCGTCAAGACCAAGATGGATGCGCTGCAGACGTTGCACCTGATCATCTACGAGAAGGAAGGCAAGGCACCGGTCATGAAGAAGAACCTGAAGAAGTTTGACGGGTTCGAGTTCGAAGCCGACTCGGACGAGTACAAGAAGCGTCTGGCGGCGGCCGAGAAAATGGACGCAAAGAAGCTTGCTCAAACGGCGGAAATTCTCGAGCTTGACAGCAAGGGCTCGAAGGAAGAGGTGGCCGAGCGGATCTTCCAGTTTTTGCTGAAGCCGGACGGCGACGAAGAACTTCCGGAGGAGGAGGGTGAAGACGAGGAGGACGCCGAAGAGGAAGAGGACGCCAGCGAGGAGGAAACCAAGAAGCCAGCCAAGCGGGCAGCTCCGACACCGGCACGTGGTCGTGACTCGGGCAAATCGAGCGGTGGCCGACCGAAGCGATCGACCGCGGGACGGGGCTATCAAG ATTACACCAGCTccgaggaggaggagaaggtcGTCAAGGTGGGGCGCCGCCGCAACGAGTCCGACAGCGGATCCGAC TACAACCCATCGGGCGGTTCCGACTCGGACGCCGGCAAGCGACGATCGGTGCGTGCTCCGCCTGCTCGAGGTAGCCGAGCCTCGGCCCGGAGAGGTCGCAAACAGTCCAGCGACGAGGAGTCCGAAGATCCCAGCGACGATGACTTCAGCGAT GAGCCCAAGAAGAAGAAGGCCAAACCGGCGGCACGGGGCCGTGGCCGTCCAGCGGCCAAGTCGGCCGGCAGGGGCCGGGGCCGCAAGCGAAAGCCGGAAACCGAAAGCGACGAGGAGGACGAAGAAGACGAGGAGGAGGAGTCCGAGCCCGAGAGCGAGGACAGCGAGCGACCCGCAAAGCGTGGCAAGGTGGCGGCGGCCAACACTATCAAATCGAAAAATTCCTCCCCACCGGCCAAGG CCAAGGGCAAGCCGGGCAGGCGGCCAGCACCGGCCAAAAAGTCCCGACGTGACGAGTCCTCGGAAGAGGACGAAGACGAGGAGGAGCCCGAGCAGGACGAGAACGAGTCGGACGAGGGCGAGGAGGACGAGAAGCCACTGAAGAAGAGCGGCAAGGAGAAGGACGACAAAAAGGAGGAGAAGAAGGGCAGCAAGACCGAGAAGGACTCGAAGGCGCCTCCCAGT GAGAACGACATCAAGGAGTTCCTTAAGGAAATCCTCGAGGAAGCGAACCTGGAGGAGATCACCATGAAGACGGTGTGCAAGAAAGTCTACGCCAAGTATCCGGACCACGATCTATCGCATAAGAAAGATTTCATCAAGGCGACAGTCAAATCT CTAATATCGACGTAA